From Coturnix japonica isolate 7356 chromosome 16, Coturnix japonica 2.1, whole genome shotgun sequence, a single genomic window includes:
- the LOC107321550 gene encoding myelin-oligodendrocyte glycoprotein-like isoform X1, whose product MGFTSGCNHPSFSHPWKTRLAHLLALHLLHLGSAQFRVVAPNHRVSAIVGQDVVLRCLLSPCKDAWSSDIRWVQHRSAGLVHHYQNGLDLEQMDEYKGRTELLRDGLSDGNLDLLITAVTSADSGSYICTVQDFDGYAYAVVKLEVSDPFCENEGPWKVALAVVIILLVGSALFNIFLYRKQGELRAEGTEHREVFCSDRGGWGGAELCSMELHRRRKGDFS is encoded by the exons aTGGGCTTCACATCAGGCTGCAACCACCCCAGTTTCTCCCATCCCTGGAAGACCCGCCTGGCTCATCTTCTGGCTCTGCACCTCCTCCATCTGGGATCAG CCCAGTTCAGGGTGGTGGCACCAAACCATCGTGTCTCTGCCATCGTGGGACAGGACGTTGTGCTGCGCTGTCTTTTGTCCCCATGCAAGGATGCTTGGAGCTCAGACATCAGATGGGTCCAGCACCGGTCTGCTGGTCTCGTGCACCACTACCAAAATGGATTGGACCTGGAGCAGATGGATGAATATAAAGGGAGGACAGAACTGCTCAGGGATGGCCTGTCTGATGGAAACCTGGATCTGCTCATCACTGCAGTGACGTCTGCCGATAGTGGGTCCTATATCTGCACTGTGCAAGACTTTGATGGCTATGCATATGCTGTGGTGAAGCTGGAGGTGTCAG ATCCTTTTTGTGAGAATGAAGGACCCTGGAAGGTGGCTCTGGCTGTGGTCATCATACTTCTGGTTGGGTCAGCTTTATTCAACATTTTTCTCTATAGAAAGCAAGgtgagctgagagcagaggggaCGGAGCACAGGGAGGTGTTCTGCAGTGACAGGGGTGGTTGgggtggtgctgagctctgctccatgGAGCTacacaggaggaggaagggggatTTTTCCTAA
- the LOC107321550 gene encoding myelin-oligodendrocyte glycoprotein-like isoform X2, giving the protein MGFTSGCNHPSFSHPWKTRLAHLLALHLLHLGSAQFRVVAPNHRVSAIVGQDVVLRCLLSPCKDAWSSDIRWVQHRSAGLVHHYQNGLDLEQMDEYKGRTELLRDGLSDGNLDLLITAVTSADSGSYICTVQDFDGYAYAVVKLEVSDPFCENEGPWKVALAVVIILLVGSALFNIFLYRKQAAQSREHRAESESSQPLPPLSNNL; this is encoded by the exons aTGGGCTTCACATCAGGCTGCAACCACCCCAGTTTCTCCCATCCCTGGAAGACCCGCCTGGCTCATCTTCTGGCTCTGCACCTCCTCCATCTGGGATCAG CCCAGTTCAGGGTGGTGGCACCAAACCATCGTGTCTCTGCCATCGTGGGACAGGACGTTGTGCTGCGCTGTCTTTTGTCCCCATGCAAGGATGCTTGGAGCTCAGACATCAGATGGGTCCAGCACCGGTCTGCTGGTCTCGTGCACCACTACCAAAATGGATTGGACCTGGAGCAGATGGATGAATATAAAGGGAGGACAGAACTGCTCAGGGATGGCCTGTCTGATGGAAACCTGGATCTGCTCATCACTGCAGTGACGTCTGCCGATAGTGGGTCCTATATCTGCACTGTGCAAGACTTTGATGGCTATGCATATGCTGTGGTGAAGCTGGAGGTGTCAG ATCCTTTTTGTGAGAATGAAGGACCCTGGAAGGTGGCTCTGGCTGTGGTCATCATACTTCTGGTTGGGTCAGCTTTATTCAACATTTTTCTCTATAGAAAGCAAG cggcacagagcagagagcacagagcagagagtgAGTCCTCCCAGCCCCTTCCACCACTTTCCAATAATCTTTGA
- the LOC116654151 gene encoding LOW QUALITY PROTEIN: killer cell lectin-like receptor subfamily B member 1B allele B (The sequence of the model RefSeq protein was modified relative to this genomic sequence to represent the inferred CDS: substituted 1 base at 1 genomic stop codon) → MVLAAACGNARVLFGPLLDFGLRFGTEQKLSLGFCCCLLCPXFWRLLEDRCYGLSIEKGIWTRAQKECEYQQSQLVVIRNVAKKDELKAMAGVGNHPVWIGLQVSRNEWQWVDKSSFNSTDFGHLPVVENHCGTFKNSQVEEDDCNGEHKWVCQKEPLRLQP, encoded by the exons ATGGTTTTGGCTGCGGCCTGTGGCAATGCCAGAGTTCTGTTCGGACCTCTGTTGGATTTTGGTCTCAGGtttggcacagagcagaa GCtcagtttggggttttgttgttgcctGCTCTGCCCCTAGTTCTGGAGGCTTTTAGAGGACCGATGCTACGGGCTTTCCATAGAAAAGGGGATCTGGACACGAGCTCAAAAGGAGTGTGAATATCAGCAGTCTCAGCTTGTGGTGATCCGGAACGTGGCAAAAAAA GATGAGCTGAAGGCAATGGCAGGTGTGGGGAATCATCCGGTGTGGATTGGATTACAAGTATCCAGAAATGAATGGCAATGGGTGGACAAGTCCTCGTTCAATAGCACAGA CTTTGGTCACCTTCCCGTGGTGGAGAATCACTGCGGGACCTTCAAGAACAGCCAAGTGGAGGAGGATGACTGTAACGGTGAACACAAGTGGGTCTGCCAGAAAGAACCTTTACGTCTCCAGCCATAA
- the LOC107321551 gene encoding myelin-oligodendrocyte glycoprotein-like encodes MSWNRNRILLLLAPSSHPSSTPSPPPSPYQSPSFLTFPQLLPPSSTPAQMCFISGCNHPSFSHPRRTLLAHLMALHLLQLGSAQLTVVAPNPHVTAIVGQDVVLRCHLSPCKDAWSSDIRWIQHGSAELLHHYQNGEDLEQMEEYKGRIELLRDGLSDGNLDLRITAVTSADSGTYSCVVQDGDHFAEGVMNLEVSDPFCENEGTWQVALVVVITLLFGSGFFNVFLYRMQAAQSREHRAESESSQPLPPPSNNL; translated from the exons ATGTCatggaacagaaacagaattctACTTCTGCTCGCTCCATCTTCCCATCCATCTTCTACCCCATCTCCTCCACCATCTCCTTATCAGTCTCCTTCCTTTCTCACCTTTCCCCAactccttcccccctcctctaCTCCAGCACAGATGTGCTTCATATCGGGCTGCAACCACCCCAGTTTCTCCCATCCCCGGAGGACCCTCCTGGCTCATCTCATGGCTCTGCACCTCCTCCAACTGGGATCAG cccagctcacagTAGTGGCACCAAACCCTCATGTCACTGCCATTGTGGGACAGGATGTCGTGCTGCGCTGTCATTTGTCCCCTTGCAAGGATGCTTGGAGTTCAGACATCAGATGGATCCAACACGGATCTGCTGAGCTCTTGCACCACTACCAAAATGGAGAGGACCTGGAGCAGATGGAGGAATATAAAGGGAGGATAGAACTGCTCAGGGATGGCCTGTCTGATGGAAACCTGGATCTGCGCATCACTGCAGTGACCTCCGCAGATAGTGGCACATATAGTTGTGTTGTGCAAGATGGTGATCACTTTGCAGAAGGTGTGATGAACTTGGAGGTGTCAG ATCCCTTTTGTGAGAATGAAGGAACCTGGCAGGTGGCTCTGGTTGTGGTCATCACACTTCTGTTTGGGTCAGGTTTCTTCAACGTTTTTCTCTATAGAATGCAAG cggcacagagcagagagcacagagcagagagtgAGTCCTCCCAGCCCCTTCCACCACCTTCCAATAAtctttga
- the LOC107321532 gene encoding uncharacterized protein LOC107321532: MEEYKGRTELLRDGLSDGNLGLLITAVSSVDRGSYICAVEDSDGYADAVVELEVSDPFSQIVHPWKVALAVVVTLLVGSIVIIAFLLRKNRRQRSFIVYLLIKKAAQSREHRAESESSQPLNYHSNNLEYCAEIVWRDPDPDENHSIVDWLMAACRMVWPNKTDMPADVQFAKIDRQPNHVLLRLWKQLKDEEKFQNYPRKLREKEAASSVSGHDP; this comes from the exons ATGGAGGAATATAAAGGGAGGACAGAACTGCTCAGGGATGGCCTGTCTGATGGAAACCTGGGTCTGCTCATCACTGCAGTGAGCTCCGTCGATAGAGGGTCCTACATCTGTGCTGTGGAAGATAGTGATGGCTATGCAGATGCTGTGGTGGAGCTGGAGGTGTCAG ATCCCTTTTCCCAAATCGTCCATCCCTGGAAGGTGGCTCTGGCTGTGGTCGTCACACTTCTGGTTGGGTCAATTGTCatcattgcttttctcctgaGAAAGAACCGGAGGCAGAGATCCTTCATTGTTTATCTCCTGATAAAGAAAG cggcacagagcagagagcacagagcagagagtgAGTCCTCCCAGCCCCTTAACTACCACTCCAATAATCTTGAATATTGT GCAGAGATTGTATGGAGGGACCCAGACCCTGATGAAAACCACTCTATTGTGGATTGGCTAATGGCTGCCTGCCGCATGGTCTGGCCTAACAAGACTGATATGCCG GCAGACGTTCAATTTGCGAAAATTGACCGTCAGCCCAACCACGTTCTCCTTCGGCTGTGGAAACAACTGAAGGATGAAGAAAAGTTCCAAAACTACCCTAGAAAACTGAGG GAAAAAGAGGCCGCCTCAAGTGTCTCGGGCCACGATCCCTGA